The Vanessa cardui chromosome 2, ilVanCard2.1, whole genome shotgun sequence genome contains the following window.
attaaaaccgtttactagcctcataagaaagtgagttcccagggtcaaggaacatataggagatgtcaaaaataggcgttcttcgaagtctgcagtctgtgaacatgctctggataaacctaaccataatgttgtcttaaattttcgcgattattacacatttaaataaaactaattataacggatgaatcgcgtatattaattatttttaaacatcccgacgtttcgagcactttgcagtgttcgtggtcacgggtagacaccaccgaaacgtcgggatgtttaaaaataattaatatacgcgattcatccgttataattagttttatttaaacctaaccattttatccgatttgataaaccacagatcctcgctaaagaacacagattaattcctagaatgatacgcgaggctattgtaattcaaaaacatccgaacttcaatagagaagacggttggagactttctaacacctgggatccacttattaaaaatttaaaatcccaaatccaacagactgcaagacctaaagatacagtcagtgccttctgcgtgcaaccggaacgttactcaagataccaattgagaaatcgttggcggtagttgcaaataatattttcttttgttcttcaaatagacaaataccaactgagtctacccgtgaccacgaacgctgtaaagtgctcgaaacgtcgggatgtcaaaaataattaatatacgcgattcaaatccgttataactagttttatttaaatgtgtaataatcgcgaaaatttaagacaacattaagttaAGACGCTTAAGCTTAAGAAACAGGTAAACAATCTTACAATCGcgtccaataatatttatacagtaactatttctGATTAATATTCAAGCatgtaatgttgttaattcttatgttaataattgcCTTTGTTTGATTGTTATAAGAAAAAATCGTACCACgattttgtgtttgtttttcattcgGTGGTACCAGTATAATGGTTTGGATTAATGCGCTATACCATAGTATACGATATTATAGTGAGGCTCTGTAATGGAAAACTGAAAATAAAGACGTTTTACCTGCAAATAAAACgtatattaaacatacttacCTTATTCGAagcctaattatatatatgagataTGCCATCGCTTCCGTTCCATTTTTCATCTCTTTTCTCCTTTGTTTTACCCTTTTCTGTCCCTTTCTTTCAATTTTACCACCACCACCACAGTGGCGCCATCTGAGTTAACAAGTTAATGGCGCTGACTTTGCTCGTCATTACGTCTGTTGTTTGCCACCAGGCAGAATTAAAGTATTAGGCTTCGAATAAGgtaagtatgtttaatatacGTTTTATTTGCAGGTAAAACGTCTTTATTAAACAACTGTACCGTTATTCGAagcctaattatatatatgagacgTGTTTGTTATCCTGGTGGTGGTGGTCGACGTAATGTGACTATAGCAAATAATATTAGCAACGAAAAATTAAAGACAATTTATACTacaattagtaaattttattttgaaaaagatacagtaacaataaattttaatagtttattattactaatttctTAACTCTTAACAgagctaataaacataataatatgataataataaatgattaataacaataattagttCATGTAATAGTTATGTTGTTACGGgcgtaaacaaattctgtattggGTGACCAGAAACTCTTGTATTAGGAAGAATTTGTCGACAATAGAACTGCTTAAAAGTTTTTTCTGATCTCCAATTGCCTCGAGCAAGTATATCCTCGATGGGGCTATTTTCGAGCCAACTTTTGGAGGCTACCGCGGCTCTAAAACTACCAGCCGATGCCATGACACCAGCTTCTTTAAGGAGATTCTTGATCCAACCACCAATTACAGACCTAGTGGCAGGTCTAAGCTTACCACAGGttgaaataaatagattttcgCTATTGGAAGCTTTTCTTCTATCACGCCCAATCATGATTAAACGGTTAATCCAATGAACAGGgtctaaatttttattatctttattaatatttaatctccAAACCGACTGGCGATAATTAATGGAGTCTTTTTTTAAACCGAATGCTGGCCACAAAATAATATAGTCATCTGACAACACACAATCATTAGAATTAATTCGTAATAAAGTTAAATCATGTATCCGTCTTCCAGAGTACATTAAAAGAATAGCAGcagtaatttttgatatttcatataaaCTCCCTGTTTCTGTATCTAACAAGGAGATATGATTAAAAACAATCTCAACATCCCAAATCGGTGGTTTTGGTGTCGAAGGTTTTGATAGTGAAATGGATTTTAACATTCGTTTCACTAGCGGATGGCTACTAAGACGCTCCGATGATTCCAAGTCGCATAAGGTTGACACGACAGATTTATGTGACAATATTGTGCTATAAGAAAACTTTTCTTTATAGTGTAGATCACATAAAAAACGTGCTAAATCCGATCCAGTAGGTttgttaacaattatattattatcattagccCATTTTACCCATCGAGACCATGCAGTTTTATAAGACTTTAGAGTTGAGGGACGCCAACTATCCATTAAAAGTTTTCTCTGTTCGAATGACCATCCCTTTAATTGTTCATTCCACCCCCACATTTCCAAACCTCCAGCACCATCTTCGATACATTCTGGGGAGGAAGGCCTGTCGATATGTCTATCAAAACTTGTGGAAGGTTCCGTATTGTCCAAGGAGCTGCAATTGCTCGACTTTTTAGATCAGCCCTCCAAAATACCTTTTCCCATCTCGGTGCTACAATGAGGAATATACCCTGACATTGATGCAGATGTTGTAAAACTTTGGGTATCAAAAACGGAGGAGGAAACACCCATGCCAACGGATGTTGAGTCCATACTTGGGATAATGCATTGTGAAATTCCGCTTGATTGTCCCGGCAATCCAGTGAGCAGTATCTCTTTACTACGCGTGCGAGATTCGAGGCAAACAGATCGACTACAGGAGTCCCCCATCGTGCAAACACAGGTGAAGTCCCTTGAGGTAGAACATGCCATTCCGGATGGGTACGTAATCGTGACAGTCGATCTGCCTCCGCGTTGTATATGCCGGGAATATGATTGATCGTCAGGCTTATATCCCAATTGTGTAAaagatgaaatattttgtatgtcaGATCCAGAAGGGTTTGTGATTTCGTTCCGCCCTCGTTGCGTAAGTATGCAACAGCGGTTTTGTTGTCGCATTGTAGATGAACAGATGCGTAATGTAGGTTCGGACTGTACTCTTCGAACGCTCTGAGTATGGCTAGAAATTCTTTGTGATTGCAGTGTAACTTCTCTTCCTTTTTCGACCACACACCGGAGAGATTTACATTGTTTATCCTCGCTCCCCAGCCTTGGTCTGAAGCGTCGGTAACCATGTAGTGGGTCGGATGAGGCTCGTGAATTACGGAGCAATCTCGAAGGTGCTGAAGCCACCACTGAAGTTCTGCTAGTGATTCGTTGTTTAGTTTGAAACTCTTTACTTCCCATCTGAGATATGTTATTACTAATTTCTGAAGCTGTCGATAATTCAGCCTGCCCAGCGGAACAACGAAGCTGGCAAAATTCATTTGTCCAATAATGCTttgaatttcttttatattcgTTTCTGGTTTTCTTACTATATTGCTTATTGACGAATGTAATTTTACCTGTTTCTCTTTTGGAAGCATTTTCCGATTTTGCCATGGGTCCCATAGAATGCCTAAGTATTCTATAGTCTTTCTGGGAACCAGAACAgactttttgtaatttatcatCCATCCTAGATACTCTAGAAAATTTATCGTTATTGTCACGTGCTGTTTCAAGGTTGACAGGTTGGCAATTAAATAGTCGTCCAAGTAAACTATTAGACGTATCCCTTTTTGACGCAGATATTGAGCCATCCAATTGCTCAGGGCTGCAAATGTTTTTGGCGCGGAACTCAACCCGAAGGGCAGGCAGTTCATTTCCAAAATTTGCTACTGATACAAGAGGCGTAGAAAGCGCTTGTGTGCTCTGTGTATCGGTAGGTGAAAATAAGCTTGTGAAAGATCTATTTTCACTAGCCAGTCGTTCGGCTGTAGGAACCCTTGTATTTTGTGAATGTTTATCAGATTGAATGGCGTTGCCAGGACATACTGATTTAGTGTCTTGAGATTGAATATGGGCCTCATTGTCCCGTCTCCTTTTGGTACCAGAAACAAACGTGACAGGAAGCTGGGTGACGGTGGAACTACAGATAGAACGTTTTCGACAATCATCTTCTGTATAATTTGTGTCATTTGCGCAGAAACCGGAGTCGCACGCCCGGAACTTTTTAGGTCTGGTGTAAATAGTGGGGGCTTTTTGACAAATGGGATATGGTAACCGGAAATAATGGTCAGAATGTAACGTGAAGCTCCCATTTTCGCCCATCTTACTTGGTATTTGGTCAGCTGACCAGCTCGAAAGTGACTCGGTGAGTCAAAACTTTCTTGTTCGACCTCTCCTATCCCGGTGGGAAGAGGGAGAGCTTTTCCGTTCGTGGCGATATTCGTATGTTGGTTCACCTTGACGTCGGGTAGTAATTTGCCTTCCCCTGCCCCGAAAGGGCTTGTTAGGGATGGCCCTCGATACTTGACTATGTCCACCTCTTCTCGAGACTGAAGCGAATGAATTTTGCTGTGGTGCTATACGAGGTGCAATATTTTGATCGGTCTGCGGTACAGAAGTGCGATCTTTTGTACGTTGCCAAAACACTTTACGTACACCACCTGCTTTATCCAATACCGTTAATAATTTTTCAGCTTCAAAAAGATTTTGACACGACGGTGGAATGCTGCGCAGTGTGCTTTTATGTAACGGGTCCTTAACAGAAGCTAAAATTGATTCTCTGCGTTGCTGGATAATCTCTGCCCTGTGGCCGCAGACCAACTGAAGGGCATCGTTAGAAATTTTGGAGAAATCACcagtaacaaaaatatcttgaattttattattaatttcaataaatgataAATCAGGGGATGTTTTTACCCACAGTAAAAAGCTTCGAAGCTCCTTCTCAAGCACATCTTTTTGTTTAATGAGAGCGAAGCTCAAGGAACCGTATGCTTTGTCAGCATTTATAAGGAATCGATTATTATCGTATTGTTTTAGTTCTTCATTTGCTTCCAATTCAGAAAAACCTGGGAAATGACGATAATTTTTCTGCACATCCGAATACCTAACATTTCGCCATTGTGAATCGCCGAAACATTGCACATTTCTTAAAATATCTAGATAAGATGAGGGTGTTTGTAAAATTTCGGGATCTTTTAATTTAGTACTAATCGATAATGAAAATTGGGGTTCCGGATCACTACAATCATTGTTTTCGTATAGCTGACGACTTACATTGTCATCAATATAGCTAGGTGTTTGATAACTACAATAATCCTCATTATGTTCATTATTATTCAATCGATTCTTAAGATAATTGACCTCTTTAAACAATCTATCTAATTTCTTATCTTTGCGATGTCTTTTAGATTTATTCCGGCGACGCCGTTTTGAATTTGAAGTATCATTTGAACTACCACTCATCGAACTACTACTAGAAGATGATGAGCTCGAATCATCACGATGTTTCTCATGCCTTCTTTTTCAGCATGAATCTGATTTATTTGTATCTGAATTAACTGGATTGATTGTCTCACTCATTCTAATCTagaaagaatttatatttatttttataatgcatgacggtatattaataaaaacattacgaACGAAAAAAtccgtttaattaataataaaaaagacgtTTGTAACGGTATTTTTATCCAAAGTGAGTATTATAACattcaaagaaattatttaaataataaattcattttactgTTGCATagaacaatatagttaacatTAAAAGTTATTAGGTACGTACCTCGGACATAGTGTGCACTTGAATAATCACATTAAcaacactttttaaatttctcACTTTGGAACCTTATGGAACGAAAAACAACGACGTAATGTGGAGCAAAGTCAGCGCCATTAACTTGTTAACTCAGATGGCGCCACTGTGGTGGTGGTGGTAAAATTGAAAGAAAGGGACAGAAAAGGGTAAAACAAAGGAGAAAAGAGATGAAAAATGGAACGGAAGCGATGGCAtatctcatatatataattaggctTCGAATAACGGTACAGttgtttaatacaattacatttcGGTGTTCGACACATATAGAATTCATACCGTAGCATAAACTATACTATTAAAGACCTACAACTAAAGAAGCAGAAAAGCACGAACCATAACGTTGATAaactttctataaaatatacctaataatataaatatagatctaAATCTGTCCTTTCatgcttattattattgataaattcaaaGAATAATGTGAATCATATGTTGTGATTTACAATGCACCGGAAATGTGACGTAACTAATAAATCCTAATAAGCCTTTATTTGTTGACTAAAATACTTATGAATAACTTATGACAGTCAGTCAGAATCTagttgaataaactttatttaactaGATTTATAGTCAGGTTGCCTTACGACACTGGTCTCCCCTTATTTCATCCGATCTCGTCAATATTTAACCGCTAAGCa
Protein-coding sequences here:
- the LOC124540800 gene encoding uncharacterized protein LOC124540800, whose product is MLPKEKQVKLHSSISNIVRKPETNIKEIQSIIGQMNFASFVVPLGRLNYRQLQKLVITYLRWEVKSFKLNNESLAELQWWLQHLRDCSVIHEPHPTHYMVTDASDQGWGARINNVNLSGVWSKKEEKLHCNHKEFLAILRAFEEYSPNLHYASVHLQCDNKTAVAYLRNEGGTKSQTLLDLTYKIFHLLHNWDISLTINHIPGIYNAEADRLSRLRTHPEWHVLPQGTSPVFARWGTPVVDLFASNLARVVKRYCSLDCRDNQAEFHNALSQVWTQHPLAWVFPPPFLIPKVLQHLHQCQGIFLIVAPRWEKVFWRADLKSRAIAAPWTIRNLPQVLIDISTGLPPQNVSKMVLEVWKCGGGMNN